Part of the Camelina sativa cultivar DH55 unplaced genomic scaffold, Cs unpScaffold08241, whole genome shotgun sequence genome, TACCACTAAACCGCAGAGTCTTGACCTTTTCTGTTGATGGAACACTTGATGCAGAGTTTGCTAAGATACTGACAAGAAGAAACACAATCATACCCAAATACACAACAGCTCCAACCGAAGCTCTAATGCCATTTCCACCCATACTGCAACCTAATGTCCCTACAGCTTCCTGTTTAACATAAACAACTGACCAACCAAACCCAAGAATAGACTGAGCAGAACATCCATGATGTTGGTGAAGTGACTGTCacataaatagagagagatcttTGGACAGGAGAGGCTAAAAAAAGGGGAAAGCGAAATGGGAAGCAAAAAACAAgcattt contains:
- the LOC104775061 gene encoding CLAVATA3/ESR (CLE)-related protein 25-like, with translation MGGNGIRASVGAVVYLGMIVFLLVSILANSASSVPSTEKVKTLRF